One stretch of Rhipicephalus sanguineus isolate Rsan-2018 chromosome 10, BIME_Rsan_1.4, whole genome shotgun sequence DNA includes these proteins:
- the LOC119406479 gene encoding uncharacterized protein LOC119406479, which produces MQINACGMTNKGTESASSLVDNTDVSQVRQLVQQWRQAYSQLRFEHQRQRDEIVHLGMHERLSEDNEKLLRRENASLKQALAEHADAAAKLKKLRAENETLREDLDDARASVCAGQLEHEARQSELRRQLDAEIRDRREAQLKLDAETTACAKLRDELEARGDENALLAAELKECRELLKTKEQEYRCQVIATKLERDEQVARLEGRLQHLQTSAHDACRQQLVTLQQELERARTELAQHLANRRDDPPPASEQPGASSSQASQRTTSQRTIKASAAESSQSLAAQERPGTSTKQRTWPEAFGGLWCEEANKDVASVQGDRKGVAARNRGGGLRTVETSRSCSSGRRETNATGVLACSQFGPEKDSSRGDSRGPVSDGTVDSTHRAQSSRDLVAKGRESPAVATAPATLERPNAPRTPLKVSDIIKKSTGRRSNRALVTAAFKDDAPPPACGLNAAAYDGIHTGDVVVSDSDPGEEDGDQGPDGGGLEGIMVAATPPTSPKQQEGRKEYEQPKQQQQKKRRLCLEVDDMLFVDA; this is translated from the exons ATGCAAATTAATGCTTGCGGTATGACTAACAAGGGCACTGAGAGCGCTTCGTCCCTCGTCGATAACACGGACGTGAGCCAG GTGCGCCAGTTGGTGCAGCAGTGGCGCCAGGCGTACAGCCAGCTTCGTTTCGAGCACCAGCGTCAGCGAGACGAGATCGTGCACCTGGGCATGCACGAGCGGCTCTCGGAGGACAACGAGAAGCTGCTGCGTCGCGAGAACGCCTCACTCAAGCAGGCGCTCGCCGAGCACGCCGACGCGGCCGCCAAGCTCAAGAAGCTGCGCGCCGAAAACGAGACGCTGCGCGAGGACCTGGACGATGCCCGCGCCTCGGTGTGCGCCGGACAGCTGGAGCACGAGGCGAGGCAGTCCGAGTTGCGAAGACAGCTGGACGCCGAGATCCGCGACCGCCGCGAGGCCCAGCTCAAGCTGGACGCCGAGACCACCGCGTGCGCCAAGCTGCGCGACGAACTCGAGGCCAGGGGTGACGAGAACGCGCTGCTTGCCGCCGAGCTCAAGGAGTGCCGCGAGCTCCTCAAG ACAAAGGAGCAGGAGTACCGCTGCCAAGTCATCGCCACCAAGCTCGAACGCGACGAGCAGGTCGCGCGACTCGAGGGACGACTGCAGCACCTCCAGACCTCGGCCCACGACGCCTGCCGGCAGCAGTTAGTCACGCTGCAGCAGGAACTGGAGCGGGCGAGGACCGAACTCGCCCAACACCTCGCCAATCGCCGAGACGATCCTCCTCCAGCATCGGAGCAGCCCGGCGCGTCGTCGTCACAAGCTTCGCAGAGAACGACGTCGCAGAGAACCATCAAGGCCTCCGCCGCGGAGTCCTCCCAGAGTCTCGCTGCTCAAGAACGTCCCGGAACCAGTACGAAGCAGAGGACGTGGCCCGAGGCCTTCGGCGGACTGTGGTGCGAGGAGGCCAATAAGGACGTCGCCTCTGTCCAAGGCGACAGGAAGGGCGTCGCGGCTCGCAACAGAGGCGGAGGCCTCCGGACCGTCGAGACTTCGAGGAGCTGCTCCTCCGGAAGACGCGAGACTAACGCGACCGGTGTCCTAGCGTGTTCCCAATTCGGTCCCGAAAAGGACTCGAGTCGAGGAGACAGTAGAGGACCCGTGAGCGACGGCACCGTTGACTCCACGCACAGGGCGCAAAGCTCGCGCGACCTGGTTGCCAAGGGACGTGAATCTCCCGCCGTTGCTACGGCGCCAGCTACCTTAGAAAGACCCAACGCACCCAGGACGCCGCTGAAGGTCAGTGACATCATCAAGAAGTCTACAGGCCGGCGCAGTAACAGGGCACTGGTGACCGCTGCGTTCAAAGACGACGCTCCTCCTCCTGCTTGCGGTCTTAACGCTGCAGCATACGACGGCATCCACACGGGCGACGTAGTCGTCAGTGATTCGGACCCTGGTGAAGAGGACGGTGACCAAGGCCCCGACGGCGGCGGGCTAGAGGGCATCATGGTTGCGGCAACCCCGCCGACTTCGCCCAAAcagcaggaaggaaggaaggaatacgaacaGCCcaaacagcagcagcaaaagAAACGCAGGCTGTGCCTcgaagtcgacgatatgctgttCGTCGACGCCTAG